In Insulibacter thermoxylanivorax, the DNA window GCGTTAAGATAACAGTTGAGACATCAACGAATGAAGCGGGCGTGAGGATCGCCGTGATCGATGAGAAGCTCATGGATCGGGCGATGAATGAAGCCGCGGCAGACGCAATGGCCCGCAAGCACATCATCATCGATGCGGCGGATGATACAGCAGCTGCTGATCATTATGCCATCACGATTCCGGCTAATGTGTTTGACAAGGATGCAGAAGATCTGCTTGTGACACTTCGTACCGATGCTCTGACGATGACACTGTCCAGCGATATGTTCGCAGGTGAAACGTTGGATGCGGATCAGCTCACCTTCAACATTCGCATTGTTCAGCCTGATGAACATCGCATGGTACAACTCGCTGATCGTCCAGCCTATGAAATCTTCATCTCAGATGGCGATAAGCGCATCGCTTGGAGCCATCCAAGGTCTGCTGTTCGCGTTGAGATTCCATATAAGCCGTCTGCTGCAGAAACGAACCATGAATTCATCGTCGTCTGGCATATCGATGAACAAGGAAGGATCACAACGATCACGAACGGCAGATATGCGGCGGAGACGGAGAGCGTTGCCTTCACGACAACACACTTCAGCCGGTTCGCGATTGCATACGCTGCCAAGACCTTCGCAGATCTAGCTGCATATCCTTGGGCGAAGCATGAGATTGAAGTCATGGCAGCGAAAGAAGTGATCAAAGGTGTATCCGCCGATGCATTCGCTCCGGGACAGACGCTGACGAGAGCGGACTATGCTCTGCTTCTGACAAGGGTATTTGAGCTCGAAGGCCTGGTCGATGGGATTCATGCTCAACAATTTGCTGATGTCAAACCTGGTGATTACTATTACGATGCAGTTCAGATCGCAGCAGAACTTAACATCATCAAGGGTACGGGCGACGGCAGTTTCAAACCGCGCGATCCGGTCACGCGGCAGGATATGTTTGTGATGGCAGCGCGCGCGATGCAAGCAGCAGGCAGGTGGGATGACGATGCGGGTGCAGGATTTGATCTGACGGTGTTTGAAGATCATGCGAAGATTTCGTCTTACGCAATCGATGCAATCAGAGGACTGACGAGTGCGGGACTCATCCGCGGAGACGGGACTTTAGTACGCCCGTTGGATCAAGTATCCCGTGCAGAAGCTGCGGTGCTCATCTACCGGTTGTATAACGAGGTACACGCTCGCTGATTATGTCACAGAGGAGGACGGAGACATGCCGTCCTCCTTTTTCTTGGAAATAGGCACTTCTCCCATGCGGTTTGTATATCTTGTTATATAAGAGCCTGTTAAGGGAGTGTGATAGAAGGTGCCTGTCGTGCAAGGTGTTCATATTATCTATACCGTAAGACCGGGCGATACCCTGTACTCCATCGCGCGTCGCTTCGGCAGTGAAGTCCAACTGATCGAGCAGACCAATGCGCTGTTCCCGCCGATCACAGACCCGGGATTGATCTATCCCGGTCAGGTGCTGCTGATTCCGGAGACGGGGATCGGACAGCGGCAAGAGATTACCTATATCGTCAATCCAGGCGACAGCCTGTATACGATCGGCCTGCGTTTCTCCGTCACCCCGGATATTCTCGCCGGCCTCAACCCGCAGATCACCAATATAAATCTCATCTATGCCGATCTCCCGTTGGAGGTGCCGGCCTTCATCTACAGTGTGGAACGCGGGCAGTCCCTCTACTCGATCTCGAGGGAGTTGGGGGTGCCGATGAACGCGATCATCCAGGCCAATGCCAACCGGCCTGGTTTCTCACCTGATCTGCTCTACGAGGATTATGAACTGATCATCCCGCTGCCCGCGTCCCGCAATATCCTTGTTCGCGTGCCGCTGCCCGGTTCACGGATCATGCCCGGTCAAGCCTTGGAAGGGATCGCCAGGGCTTTTGAAGCGGTGATCCATTATCAATTAATCGATGATAACCGACAATCCGTCATCTCAGAGAAAACCTTGTTGGTTTCTGAAGGGGCGCCGGCATTCGGCACCTTCTCATCTGCTTTGCGGTATGAGCGCCAGCCGACAACTTCGTCGGGAGAGCTATGGGTATATGCCCGAAGTGCGAGGGATGGACGGATCATCGATCTGGTGCAGGTGAGGGTGATTATAGGCGAGTAGGAATGAGGAGCGGAAGATCATGAAGCAGCCATACAGTCAAGCAGTCCCTTAGGAGTTTGACTCCCCAGGGACTGCTTAATTATACAACGATGGTGTATTACACGGCAGGACGGGTGCCGGGTTTGACCGCGGTGTCTTGATTGGCTGCTGTTTTCCCCTTGCGAGCGAAAACCTTCCTTAGGAACGGCATGAGGTAATAGTCGATGCCGAACCGTCCTGCATGGTGACCGGCCATGAAGATGATGCCGCCGATCAGGACCATCCATGGATTGGTGCTGATGGTGCCGGCAAAGAGGAACATGAAGTTCATCAGGAGTCCGAAGAAGGCGGCAGCGGCAGTGAGAGCGCCCAGGATTAAACCTAAGCCTACCAGAAACTCACCGACAGGGATCAAGAAGTTGATGAGTTTCACGTTCGGAAGAGCGAAATGTTCCAAAAATGCTGTATAAGTCGGATAGATCACTTCATCGCCCTTCATGACGGGATTAGCTATGACATTTTTCAGATACCCTTCTGCATTGAACCCGCCGATCAGTTTGTTCCAGCCGGCCGTCAACCAGCTCCAACCGAGATAGACGCGAAGGATCAGCAAGATGCCGGCTGCGTATATGTTTTCTCTTAAGAATTTGACCATGATCATCATCTCCTAATCATTATTTACTAAGGGTTTGATCGAAAGAAATCAATAATTGTGATTTAATTCACAGATATGAGTGAAAAAATTCACAATCCCAGGAATAAAAAGTTCGGCAGCAGATCAGGGACGATATGTTTCCCCGATTCCAAGGATTCAACCAATGGAAGTGCTTCATGCCGATCGACTCCTCTCTGCGATGGTTTGTAACTTAGATCACGATGTTGGCGTGACTTTTGTTAGTGATCTTTGTTACACTTTTACTATAACATAGATATTGGAAAATGTGAATGTGATAAATTTCACAATTATGTGAACATCACTTCGACATTTTCTGCACGATTTCACTGTGTTATGATAGCAGTGAAATTAGACAATTAGACAATCTTGGAAAGACGAGGAGAGTGTGATCATGGCAAAGGCGAAATCCGTAGTGCGCAAAGGAGACTACATCATCGTCAAGGAAAATCCGGTCTCGATGTTTCTGTTCAGCAGTACCAAATCCGCTTGGATCTGGCTGATCATCCGCTTGTATCTGGGGTATGTGTGGCTTAAGGCGGGTCTTGGCAAGTTCGGCAGCGAGGCTTGGACAGGCAGTGAAGCAGGGGCGGCGATCCGCGGGTTTGTAAACGGCGCCCTGGCGAAAGCAGAAGCAGGTGCAGATGTTTCAGGCTGGTATGCGGCATTTCTGGAACATGTGGTGCTGCCGAATGCGGCGATCTTCTCTTATCTGGTGGTCTTCGGTGAGATTGCTGTAGGACTGGGCTTGATCCTCGGACTGTTGACGGGAATCGCAGCCTTCTTCGGTGCACTGATGAATGTCAGCTTCTTGTTCGCTGGGACGCTCAGCTCGAACCCGCTGCTGTTCATCTTGGCGACGTGGATCGTGCTGGCCTGGAAGGTGGCGGGCTGGTACGGGTTGGACCGCTGGGCACTCCTCAAGCTGGGCACGCCGTGGGACTATGTTGAGGGCAAAAAATCAAAGCCCAATAAAGGTCAATCCGACGAATAATCAGAATCCTAACAATACGCATCCTGTAAACAAGAAAAGGCTGGATTCGCCCATGGGGCGGACCCAGCCTTTTGCTTGCTGCTTTACTTGAGCTGCTTTACAAACTCATGCGAAGGATCTCCTTAACATCTTCTTGGTGCAGCTCTTTGAATTGGCCGATTGGACCGAACCTTACGGCTTCTGCGGCCATCTGATCGAGATGTTCATCGCCGATGCCGACGTCGGACAGCGTTGCAGGAGCACCGATGCGGGTGAAGAACTCGCGGGTGGCTTCGATGCCGGCCAGTGCAACTTCCTCATCGCTCTTGCCGGCCGGATCGATGTTCCATACACGGGTTGCGTATTGGACGAAACGATCAACGCGTTCCTTGTAGACGTACTTCATCCAGTTCGGGAAGATGATCGCAAGTCCGGCGCCGTGTGCAATATCATAGATAGCGCTGACCTGGTGTTCGATCTCGTGCGTCGCCCAATCTCCCTGCATGCCGAGGCTGATCTGTCCGCCGTTTAAGGCCATCGTTCCGCACCACATGATATTCGCCCGCGCATCGTAATCCGTTGGCTTGGCAAGGGCGGTTTCGGCATTTTCGATGACCGTCTGCAGGATGGATTCACAGAAGCGTTCTTGCAGCGGCGTATTCGGCGTCTTGCTGAAATATTGCTCGAAGACGTGGCTCATCATATCGACGATTCCGTTAACGACATGCTCGCGCGGCACCGTGTAGGTGAGTTCGGGATCGAGGATCGAGAATCTCGGATAAGCGTGCTGGCTGCCGGAACCGCGTTTTAATTTCAATTCCCAGTTGCTGATGACGAAGTTCCCGTTCGCTTCGGAACCCGTCGCAGATAAGGTGAGGATGGTGCCGAGCGGCAGAGCAGACGCTGGCTGCGCCTTGCGCTCGAAGAAATCCCATACGTCTCCTTCATAAGGTACTCCAACGGCGATCGCCTTGGCCGCATCGATGACGCTTCCCCCGCCGACCGCCAGAATGAGCTGAACATCTTCCTTCCGGCAGATGTCGATCCCTTTGCGAACGGTCGTAACACGGGGATTCGGCTCAACACCAGGCAGTTCGAAGACCGCGGCATCGATGCTCTTGAGCTGTTCGATTACCTTGTCATAGAGACCGGTTCTTTTGATGCTTCCCCCGCCGTATACGAGAAGGACTCTCGTTCCGAAGGGCTTCACTTGTTCGGCTAGTTGACTGACAGTCCCCTTCCCGAAGATGATCTTGGTGGGGTTCTGAAACGTAAAGTTTAACATGCAGCACTCACTCCTTGGTATGTAGACTGCGCTGAATTCATCTGAAACACAGGTGATCAGATGCACAAACTTCAATCGTATTATAGCAAAAACTCCTGCAAAAGATGTTGATATTTGATGCAGGATTTATAATGTTTTGTAAAGGAATGATGCATTTTGCGGGCATGGAGACTGTGATATAATGCAGGGATAAGCTGGAAGGGGGCAGAACGGATGAAACTTGCACTGAATGTCTATTGGGGAGAGGAAGAGATCCGTCAGGCGGTGATAGATCTTAATCCGGATAAATTCGAGCCGCTGAGCGAGGAAGAGAAAGAAGCGGCTGTAGAGATGATCATTCGCGATTATATCAATCAACATCTCACGGTCAGGTGGGAATTGGAAGAAGATGAGGGATAGGCGGGGCTTGCGTCTCGTTAGATGGATGGTTCAGGTGATCGCTCAGACCTTGTATGAGGCTTAAAGCCCCTTGGAGCGTGAATGTCTTATGCTTTGCCGCGGCATCCTAGAAGCAAAAAAGGAGGGATGAACGTTGGCCAGACGCAGAAGACGTACACCTATAGTGCCCGAGGCCAGGGCGCAGATGGCTCAGTTCCAAGCACGCGTGATGCGTGATGCAGGGTTTCCAGTGGATCCGCAGAGGCCGGAGAATGTGAAGTATGAAGTGGCCAGAACACTCGGAATCAACCTCCAGCCCGGCTATAACGGCAATCTGAGTACGGAAGATGCAGGCAGGGTTGGCGGCCGGATCGGCGGAACGATGGTCAGAGAGATGATCCGCCTGGCACAGGAACAGTTAGCACGGAGATAGTGTGACCATGTGGATGGGGTGTTGCGATTTTATCCTATATTTAGGATAAATGTGATCTGGATGCTGGGTGGGTCGATAGTTTTGACGTAAAAATCGGACAAAACATGGTAGGATGATGGTGTCGTTGGCGGGTTTTGACCTAAAATTCGCACAAAAGTTGGAAGAATGCGGTGTTTTCCGCAGGGTTTTGTCCTAAAAATTCGAATAAAAGCAAGCAGTCGGCAGGTTCGTCCGGGTGTTTTGTCCTAATAATCATACAAAAATCCGCGCATACGTGCTGCGCGGGTCATGCGAATCCGCGTGCGCAGGCCACGCGAATCCGCCTCGATCCATACGATACTAAGCCTTGCGCAGCTGGCCGAGTTCGCTGACGATGGCTTCCATCTCGTTGATGCTGAAGTGATCTTTGCTCATCACCAGTTCATAAATGTCGCGAATGTCCTCATATCGGTCGAGATCGAAGGATTCGGCGTTCATGCCGATGGCTGTGGCCATTTTTAATTTGGTGATCATGCGATCGATCATATACTGCACGTTCTCTAACGATCTTTGGTTCAGATCCATCATGTCCATCCTTTCCTTAAGGAGGCTGCAGAGTCAAGGAATGGCCTCCTTCCCGTATACTCCCCATATGGTATCGTGTTCGTCTATATGCGTCAAGTGACGGGATGAGTCATTGCCGGATTAGTCGGAGAATTGGGGAAAGGTTCTTCAGACAGTGAGATAGTAGTTTAGAAAAGCGTCAACTGTTCGCCGTCCCCACCGGCGTCGTTATCCGGCACCTTATATTCTTCGATGCAAGCGGGCGTGTCATTCGCCACGTTGCCGACTTGCGGGTGAACGGGATATGCCTGCATGTCCTCTGCGGGATAAGACTTCAGCAGGGACAGGAGCTCCGGGATCGACTGCAGATCTCGATCCAGCCAGGCTGATTCCGCCTCGCGGGGCAGAATAACGGGCATGCGGTCGTGGATCTCAGCCATGAATTCGTTAGGTGCGGTGGTGATGATCGAACAGGTGTGGAGAACCTTGCCATCGGGGCTTGTCCATGTATCATAGATGCCGGCCATGGCGAACAGTGGTCTGCTCTTCAGCATGATGCGGAGGGGCTGTTTTCCGTCCGGTGTTTTCTTCCACTCATAGAAGCCGTCCGCAGGAATCAAGCAGCGCTTCCTCACCAGCGGCTCGCGGAAAGAGCGCTTCTCGTGGATCGTCTCTGCGCGTGCATTGATCATCTTGTAGCCGATCTTCTCATCGACTGCCCAGGACGGAACCAATCCCCAGCGAAGCGGACCGGCCCGGCGGCGCCCTTCATCATCGGCGATGATCGCTGCGATCTGCTGACCGGGAGCGATGTTGTAGCGGGGTTCGAATCTCAGATTGACCGATTGGACATAGAAGAAGTTCACCCATTCCTCCTCCGAAACCGTTAGTGTGAATCTCCCGCACATGATCTTGACCTCCTGTCGACGTATGCTTCAAAGAATCCTGCGGCCATGATTCCTTCGCCAGGTCCGGTCTTAAGAGAAGTCATGGCCGTCACCGTGAATTTATGCATCATTGTAACACACATCAACCGCCGAACGCATCCCGGAATGCCCGGCTTAACGCTTCCTTATCGATATTCCATAATGCAGCGATCTCACCGGCGACCTCTTCATCGAACCAATCGGCCAGCAGCTTGCGATTGCTTCCGTTCTCATGGATCCAGAGCAGATTGCCGACGACCTTGCGGAAGTAGAGTTTCTCTGCTTCAGCTGCCTTCCCAGGCGGGACGTAGATCTTCAGACGCTTGATCGTTCGATAGAGCTCCTTGTTGCATGCACGCCGAATGCCGCGGGCTGTGGGCAGAGGTGCCGCGTGTTTCTCCTTCGGGAATTTCTGCAAGATGACCAACGCCTCCTCTCCTTACATGTTTATGCATGGGGGGAAGAGGCGGCTACTGCCTGCGGGAAGATCAGTTCACCACGAGGTAGCCGATCATCGGTACATGGCTGGTGTGCTCATCATGAGCGATGCAGATGATGCGGAACGTCCCCTTGCGGTCGGCGGTGAATTGTACGGAGGTGGTTTCCCCTTTCTTCACGGTATCCTGGATGTTATAACCTTCGATGATGAAGGGATGCTGCGCTCCGTGAACACCGTGAAAATTCAAGGTCACTTGCTGTCCGTGCTGAACGTAGATCGTCCCCGGATCGAACCGGTATATCTCGTATTCTTGACCTTGTTTGGTTTTGCCTTCGAATTCGATGACTGCGATGTGGTATTCCGCGGTACTCGCCGCCGCTGAAGCCGGTGTATCCGAGTTCACGGAGCTGATATAGAAGGCCGCGATGAGGACGACAGCGAACAGGGCACCGAAGAGGATCAAGGTGGACCGCCTTAATACGAAGACCCTGGCCATAATCAGATCACTCCTTTCAACATGTGTACACGTTGTTAGTATCTATGTGTATGCAGCGGGAAATGAGACATGCCGACAGTTTGTCAAACTTGTGAGGGTCTGACTTTACTTGATCGGATGAGTATGCATACAATGTAAACAATGAAAACTAGGCAGAAAGGATCGTGACTTGTCTATGCTGAAGATCGAACGTTTCGCACTCGGAGCATTGGAGACGAACGCCTATCTCATCCTTACAGAAGATGAGAAACGCGGCGTGATCATCGACCCCGGCATGGACCCGGAGCCGCTCCTGGAACGCATCAAGGAGATCGAGATCGAGGCGGTGCTGCTTACGCATACGCATTTTGATCATATCGGCGGGGTGGATGCAGTACGAGAGCTCAAGGGATGTCCGCTGTACGTGCATGAGATCGAACAGGAATGGCTGACGAACGGGGAACTCAACGGCTCTCTCATGTGGCCGCAGATCGGCGGGGAGATCACGGCGAAGCCGGCTGAGCATCTGCTGAAGGAAGGAGATCGGCTGGAGCTGCTGGGGGAGACCTTCGAAGTCTTTCATACTCCTGGCCATTCACCGGGAAGCGTCAGCTTCCTGCTGGCTAAGCAGCAGGTGATCTTCAGCGGTGACGTGCTGTTCCGCATGTCCGTCGGGCGCACGGATCTGTACGGCGGAAGCTCGCGCGAGCTGTATGCTTCCATTCACGAGAAGTTATTTACGCTGGATCCAGAAACTCATGTTCTGCCGGGGCATGGACCAGCGACGACGATTGCGTTTGAGAAGGAGCATAACCCATACGTGTGAGGAAATATCAAGAAAAGTTTACAAAAGTATGGACAAATTCCTGTGCATCTGGTAATATTTATACACCGAATCTCTGATTAGGATTTGGTACAGCGATCGCTGGCAGGTATGCTGGACGTCTACATAGTTGAATAGCGCAGTTATGGTTGGCGAAGGACGCATAACCAGGGAAGATTCCCGGTTGTGCGTTTTTTTATTTTTGGTTGATGGGAGGGAATGGTCTATGCTGCGAATTCGCCGTCTGCTGATCAGTTTAACGGCTGCTGTGGCGGCAGGAGCGCTGGTCTATGCGATCTACGTCGCCTTGCTGAAACAGGTGGAGATGCAGGAGACGAGGCAGGTCATCGTTCCTGCCCGCTTCATCCCGCAGGGAACCGTGCTGACAGAACAGCTTCTGAAGCAGCGCGCCGTCTTGGCGGCGGCGGTGGATGGGGAGATGATCACGCGCTTTGAGGAGGCGGTCGGCAAGCAGGCGCTGATCCCCCTCGGCGCCGGGGAGCCCGTTCTCAAGTGGAAGCTGTCCTCGCATATGGTGCTGCCTTCAGCGGGGGAATCCGCCTTCGAGATTCCAAGGGAGTATATCCGTTCGATCTCCGGCGGGATCCGGGAAGGGGACTTCGTCCGCGTCTATGTCTCCAGTGAACAGGGAGGCAGGAGACTGCTTGTGGAAGATGTGCGTGTTGCTTCGGTGAAGTTGTCGATTGCCGGGCGGGACGGCGGCAGTCCGGAGCTGCGTGAGGAGGCAGCGGATGGGCACCAGCAGCTGTTGGCGCTGCGGGCTGGTCATCCGATCGAACGGATCAATCTCATACTTACTGAGGAGCAATGGCTGGCCATCGATGAAGCTTGTCAAGGCGAGGAGCGGGGCAAGCTGATCATTGCTCTGCCTGGGGATGCGGGTCCTGAGCCGGCGGAAGGATGGAATGGAGGGATCGATGATGAGGATCGGACTTGGTGAGACGCTGGACAATCTCGTGATGTTCGTCGGTACTACACCGAATATCGGGACGACGGCGATCGCTTATCGCACGGCGGCGGCTTTGGCCGTCGGCGCTCCGAAGAGCCGGATTGCTTATCTGTGTTTGAACTTGAAGAGTTCGAAGATTGCCCGCTACTTGGGAATCCATGATCCTCATGCAGAGCTCAGCATGCTGCGGGCGGAGCTGAAAGCACGGTCGCTGACGGCGGCGCGGCTGGAGAAGCTGTGCCTTAGGGCTAAGCCGCTTGCGAATCTCTTCGTGCTCTGCGGGAATATGCAGCGGGCGCAGGCAGAGTTGTTCGCGCCGGAGGATCTCGAACATCTGCTTATGGTCGCCGGCGAAGCTTATGATCTCTGTGTCGTGGATTGCAGCGCCTACTGGGACAATGCGGCCACCGTTGTCAGCGGGATGCACGCGAAGGTGAAGCTGCTCGTGACCCAGCCGAAGCTCGATGCTTTCCAGGATGATTATCATGGCTGGATCACCAATACCGCCGCGATGTTCGGAATCGATCCGCGGGAGTTCGCATTGATCTTGGCACAGACGGGGCAGTCAGCCGATGAGTATCGAGCGGGGGAGATTCAGCAGGCGACGGGGCTGCCTATGATCGCATCGATTCCTTATGACAAACAGCTGATAACGGACATGCAGCAAGGCCGGCTGCAGAGCTGGCAGTTGACGAATCGTGCTGCTGCGCGGGCCATTCATCCCGTCTGCCGCTATATAGCCAAGCGGACAGGGATCGATTGGGCGTCATCGGAGGCGCCGCGCTCGCTTCTCGGCATCCGTATGCGGAGGTGGAAGCAGGCAGCGGAACAGGCGGTGGGGAAACCATGAGCGGCAGGATCGGAGTCAGGGCGATAAAGTCTGAGAAAAAGTCTGTGAATCAGGTGCAAGGAGATAAAGTGCGAGGAAATAACATGCGAGGGGAAAACGCGCAAGGAGATAAATTGCTAAGAGACAGCGTGCAAGCATCAACTATGTCAGGGACCAATGTGCACGAAGAGCGGTTTTCAATATGGGACTATGCGACGAGAAGGAATTTGCCCACAGAATACTATGATGTTCAACATGTTCAGTATGACCTTGACACGAAGCATCCTTCAGCATGGTATAGGTTCAGCAAGCGCGGAGATGGAAGGGTGTATCTCGGTTCTGATGAGGAATTTATGGAGATCGTGGATGATATACGGGCTTACTTGGTGGATCATCGCGCGGAAAGCGAAGAGGAGCAGATCGCTTACAGCACCGCCCTCAACCGGGCTGTGCTCGGCTACAGCCGGGAACGGCAGGCTTTCTTGGCGATGATACAAGATCGGCTGGCGGCGCGGCGGCTGCATCATCTCCGTCCGTTGTCCACGCAGTATGCAACGATGGCGGAGGCAGTGTTTGCGGAAGTGATCGGGATGAATGTTCTGGAATCCGTGCTGCGGGACAAAGAGGACCTGGAAGAAGTACAGGTGATCGGTACGCGAATCTTCGAAGTCAGGCAGGGGCGTGCGCTAAGATCGGCCTACAGCTTCCGCTCCGTGGAAGAAGTCGAGCGGCTGCAGCAGAACCTCGTGCTGTATAACCGCGATGCGATCAACACGCGTAAGCGATGGGCAGAAGTCTCGCTGCCCGACGGATCGCGGGTAACGATGACCAGCTTCGGCTATACCCGGGAACCGACGATTACGATTCGCTTCTTCCCGGTGCAGGTTGTGAAGCTGGATGACCTGATCCAGGAGCCGTACCACACCTTGAATGAGGATGCGTCACTGCTGCTCAAAGCCTTCGTCAGCGCGCGGCTGAACCTGATCATCATCGGCGCGACAAATACGGGTAAGTCCCATTTGCTGAAGGCTCTAATCGCCGAGATCCCGGATGAACAGCGGATCGTAACGATCGAACAGCGATGTGAGCTGCTATTGGGTCGGACTTTCCCGGATAAGAATATCGTGGAGTTCGAAACTTCGGATGAAGACGGTGTGCGTCTCGGTGAACAAGCCTTCCGTTTGGCGCTGCGGCAATCGCCGGAGCGCATCATCCTGGCTGAGATCCGCGATCAGGAGGCGAATCTCTATGTTCGTGCTTGTACGCGCGGCCATATGGGGAGCATGACGACAGCCCATGTGAACACCTTGGAAGATGTTCCCGATGCGATCACCGATATGTGCATGCTGGACAAGCGCGGGATGAACCCGGAACGCCTGCGGCGAAGGATCGCCCGATTCGTCACACAGATCGGCATCGAGATGCAGTTGGTGCAGGGTATGCGGAAGATCGTTCGCATCGCGGAGATCTCGGAGCTGGACGGGCAGATCTTGGTGCGGGATCTAATCGCTTATGATGCCGACAGCGATACCTGGCGCGCGGTGCAGCGGATCAGCAGCGAATCCAGCGAATGGATCAAACGCCATGCGCCCGAGGCCTACAGCCGTCTGCGGCAGAGAGGGTGGGTGACGGATTGAAGATGGACATGTTGGTGCAAGCCGCTCTGCTTCTTGCCCTGTTCAGCTTGCTGTTCATTTCCTCGTGTCAATTGCTTACCGGACTGATCAAGACGGCGGATCGTCGCCTGCGCTTGAGATTAACACAGCGGAGATGGCATGGCGAGGGAGATCGAACCCGTCATCTCGGCTGGTCTTTGTCATGGATCATGAGGCATCTTGCCGATCTGCTGGAAGCCTTGAACATGACAATGTCCGCTTCAGCTTTCGCAATCGTAAGCGGGATCGCTTGGCTCATCGGTGTTGGGATCGGCGGATTATGGTTCCAGAGTGTGAATGGCCTGCTGATGTTGTCGACGATGACGGCGGCGCTGCCCTACCTATGGCTGCGGATGCGGCTGATCAGCAGGCAGATGCGTGCGCGGATGGATTTTCTGCCGGCGGTTGAAATATTCTACCAGGCATACATGATGGTTGAGCCCCGCAATATTCGTCAGGTGCTGGCCCTGTGCTTGGAAGAACGCCGCCTGCGATCGCCGGTTCGCGCTTCCTTCGAGAGGCTGTTCCGCCATCTATCGACGAATCGGCCGATGGAAGAGGCGCTGCGGATATTTTCCTTCTCACTCGGACATGTCTGGGGGCAGTACTTGACCAATCTGCTGCGCGTCGGTCTGACGGAAGGGGCGGATATCTCAGCCAGT includes these proteins:
- a CDS encoding LysM peptidoglycan-binding domain-containing protein, which produces MPVVQGVHIIYTVRPGDTLYSIARRFGSEVQLIEQTNALFPPITDPGLIYPGQVLLIPETGIGQRQEITYIVNPGDSLYTIGLRFSVTPDILAGLNPQITNINLIYADLPLEVPAFIYSVERGQSLYSISRELGVPMNAIIQANANRPGFSPDLLYEDYELIIPLPASRNILVRVPLPGSRIMPGQALEGIARAFEAVIHYQLIDDNRQSVISEKTLLVSEGAPAFGTFSSALRYERQPTTSSGELWVYARSARDGRIIDLVQVRVIIGE
- a CDS encoding DoxX family membrane protein, producing MVKFLRENIYAAGILLILRVYLGWSWLTAGWNKLIGGFNAEGYLKNVIANPVMKGDEVIYPTYTAFLEHFALPNVKLINFLIPVGEFLVGLGLILGALTAAAAFFGLLMNFMFLFAGTISTNPWMVLIGGIIFMAGHHAGRFGIDYYLMPFLRKVFARKGKTAANQDTAVKPGTRPAV
- a CDS encoding DoxX family membrane protein, with the translated sequence MAKAKSVVRKGDYIIVKENPVSMFLFSSTKSAWIWLIIRLYLGYVWLKAGLGKFGSEAWTGSEAGAAIRGFVNGALAKAEAGADVSGWYAAFLEHVVLPNAAIFSYLVVFGEIAVGLGLILGLLTGIAAFFGALMNVSFLFAGTLSSNPLLFILATWIVLAWKVAGWYGLDRWALLKLGTPWDYVEGKKSKPNKGQSDE
- a CDS encoding iron-containing alcohol dehydrogenase, with the protein product MLNFTFQNPTKIIFGKGTVSQLAEQVKPFGTRVLLVYGGGSIKRTGLYDKVIEQLKSIDAAVFELPGVEPNPRVTTVRKGIDICRKEDVQLILAVGGGSVIDAAKAIAVGVPYEGDVWDFFERKAQPASALPLGTILTLSATGSEANGNFVISNWELKLKRGSGSQHAYPRFSILDPELTYTVPREHVVNGIVDMMSHVFEQYFSKTPNTPLQERFCESILQTVIENAETALAKPTDYDARANIMWCGTMALNGGQISLGMQGDWATHEIEHQVSAIYDIAHGAGLAIIFPNWMKYVYKERVDRFVQYATRVWNIDPAGKSDEEVALAGIEATREFFTRIGAPATLSDVGIGDEHLDQMAAEAVRFGPIGQFKELHQEDVKEILRMSL
- a CDS encoding alpha/beta-type small acid-soluble spore protein, coding for MARRRRRTPIVPEARAQMAQFQARVMRDAGFPVDPQRPENVKYEVARTLGINLQPGYNGNLSTEDAGRVGGRIGGTMVREMIRLAQEQLARR
- a CDS encoding DUF1128 domain-containing protein, yielding MDLNQRSLENVQYMIDRMITKLKMATAIGMNAESFDLDRYEDIRDIYELVMSKDHFSINEMEAIVSELGQLRKA
- a CDS encoding SOS response-associated peptidase, with translation MCGRFTLTVSEEEWVNFFYVQSVNLRFEPRYNIAPGQQIAAIIADDEGRRRAGPLRWGLVPSWAVDEKIGYKMINARAETIHEKRSFREPLVRKRCLIPADGFYEWKKTPDGKQPLRIMLKSRPLFAMAGIYDTWTSPDGKVLHTCSIITTAPNEFMAEIHDRMPVILPREAESAWLDRDLQSIPELLSLLKSYPAEDMQAYPVHPQVGNVANDTPACIEEYKVPDNDAGGDGEQLTLF
- a CDS encoding dehydrogenase, whose amino-acid sequence is MQKFPKEKHAAPLPTARGIRRACNKELYRTIKRLKIYVPPGKAAEAEKLYFRKVVGNLLWIHENGSNRKLLADWFDEEVAGEIAALWNIDKEALSRAFRDAFGG
- a CDS encoding cupredoxin domain-containing protein; translation: MARVFVLRRSTLILFGALFAVVLIAAFYISSVNSDTPASAAASTAEYHIAVIEFEGKTKQGQEYEIYRFDPGTIYVQHGQQVTLNFHGVHGAQHPFIIEGYNIQDTVKKGETTSVQFTADRKGTFRIICIAHDEHTSHVPMIGYLVVN
- a CDS encoding MBL fold metallo-hydrolase — its product is MLKIERFALGALETNAYLILTEDEKRGVIIDPGMDPEPLLERIKEIEIEAVLLTHTHFDHIGGVDAVRELKGCPLYVHEIEQEWLTNGELNGSLMWPQIGGEITAKPAEHLLKEGDRLELLGETFEVFHTPGHSPGSVSFLLAKQQVIFSGDVLFRMSVGRTDLYGGSSRELYASIHEKLFTLDPETHVLPGHGPATTIAFEKEHNPYV
- a CDS encoding SAF domain-containing protein; amino-acid sequence: MLRIRRLLISLTAAVAAGALVYAIYVALLKQVEMQETRQVIVPARFIPQGTVLTEQLLKQRAVLAAAVDGEMITRFEEAVGKQALIPLGAGEPVLKWKLSSHMVLPSAGESAFEIPREYIRSISGGIREGDFVRVYVSSEQGGRRLLVEDVRVASVKLSIAGRDGGSPELREEAADGHQQLLALRAGHPIERINLILTEEQWLAIDEACQGEERGKLIIALPGDAGPEPAEGWNGGIDDEDRTW